Proteins from a single region of Novosphingobium sp. CECT 9465:
- a CDS encoding Txe/YoeB family addiction module toxin, with protein sequence MKLVFADNAWEDYLHWQQADDKVLTRINDLIKECQRTPFKGTGKPEPLKGSLAGWWSRRITKEDRLVYRVTGKGNEQQLEIAQCRFHY encoded by the coding sequence TTGAAGCTGGTCTTTGCTGACAATGCCTGGGAGGATTATCTTCACTGGCAGCAAGCCGATGACAAGGTTCTCACCCGGATCAACGATCTCATCAAGGAATGCCAGCGAACGCCTTTTAAAGGAACTGGAAAGCCTGAGCCGCTCAAAGGCTCCCTGGCAGGCTGGTGGTCGCGGCGGATCACCAAAGAAGACCGTCTGGTCTATCGCGTCACTGGCAAAGGAAATGAGCAACAGTTAGAGATTGCCCAATGCCGGTTTCACTATTAA
- a CDS encoding ArdC family protein — MTASRRSNRDVAAEITDLIIRKLEEGVPPWSRPWRCSGAGGRPLRHCGTPYTGINTLYLWALGDAMGYRSRFWMTYRQAEALGANVRRGETGAISVYYSSFKKTEEHPETGKEVEKNIRFLRHYVVFNADQIDALPAYFYAPEEAEIPVEPSTRQAAIDAFFDAIPADVRHGGNQAYFTPTFDHIQMPSRTSFRSMDLYASTRCQLGHWSGHASRLTREFGKRFGDKAYAFEELVAEQVSARICYELGLPADLHESHASYVSHWLEILKADKTAIITAAAKADQAFNHLAAYSGYQSEPAEEEREEADETAPVPACA; from the coding sequence ATGACAGCTTCACGTCGGTCCAACCGCGACGTTGCCGCGGAAATCACGGATCTCATCATCCGCAAACTCGAGGAAGGCGTTCCGCCCTGGTCGCGACCTTGGCGGTGCAGCGGCGCCGGCGGCCGCCCGCTCCGGCACTGCGGGACGCCTTACACCGGCATCAACACGCTCTATCTCTGGGCGCTTGGCGATGCGATGGGCTACCGCTCACGCTTCTGGATGACCTATCGCCAGGCCGAGGCGCTCGGTGCCAATGTCCGGCGCGGCGAGACCGGCGCGATCTCGGTCTATTATTCCTCGTTCAAGAAGACCGAGGAGCATCCCGAAACCGGCAAGGAGGTCGAGAAGAACATCCGCTTCCTTCGCCACTATGTCGTCTTCAATGCCGACCAGATCGACGCGCTCCCGGCCTATTTCTACGCGCCCGAAGAGGCGGAGATTCCGGTGGAACCCTCCACGCGCCAGGCGGCGATCGACGCCTTCTTCGACGCGATCCCCGCCGACGTCCGCCATGGCGGCAACCAGGCCTACTTCACGCCGACCTTTGACCATATCCAGATGCCGAGCCGCACCTCGTTTCGCAGCATGGATCTGTACGCGTCGACGAGATGCCAACTCGGGCATTGGTCGGGCCATGCCTCGCGGCTCACCCGCGAGTTTGGCAAGCGTTTCGGCGACAAGGCATACGCTTTCGAGGAGCTGGTGGCCGAGCAGGTGAGTGCGCGAATTTGCTATGAATTGGGTCTGCCGGCAGACCTTCACGAAAGCCATGCCAGCTACGTCTCGCACTGGCTGGAGATCCTCAAGGCCGACAAGACGGCCATCATCACCGCAGCCGCGAAGGCCGATCAGGCGTTCAACCATCTTGCGGCCTATTCGGGCTACCAGAGCGAACCTGCAGAGGAAGAGAGGGAGGAAGCCGATGAAACGGCGCCAGTTCCGGCTTGTGCTTGA
- a CDS encoding DUF3768 domain-containing protein: MHDTSDLSCAQQRTERIALLNDAARQGRDRTARIVMTSGLLAELGGGTVAQSMMAQARLMAALRHCTFAPDSPEQDFASMDVDGIKVLMKVDYYDTELAFGSEDPANPAMTRRVITLMRPADY, encoded by the coding sequence ATGCATGACACATCCGACCTCTCTTGCGCGCAGCAGCGTACCGAGCGCATCGCGCTGCTCAATGATGCCGCACGCCAAGGCCGTGACCGAACGGCCCGCATCGTCATGACCTCTGGGCTGCTTGCAGAACTCGGCGGCGGCACGGTGGCACAAAGCATGATGGCACAGGCTCGGTTGATGGCCGCTCTGCGCCATTGCACCTTCGCCCCGGATTCGCCCGAGCAAGACTTTGCAAGCATGGATGTCGATGGCATCAAGGTGCTGATGAAGGTCGATTATTACGACACTGAACTGGCGTTCGGGTCAGAGGATCCGGCCAATCCAGCGATGACACGGCGCGTCATCACGCTGATGCGGCCAGCGGACTACTGA
- a CDS encoding ATP-binding protein, with amino-acid sequence MNTTIIRPSVSPKTITKVTRLFNGTIGDILGELLQNSRRAGASRIDIACCADQDGARLTLVDDGTGVADPQTMIALGDSGWNQRIHEAEDPAGMGVFSLAGKDTWISSRHADADIGWSVHVPADGWTGAQDIAVVPLARPVGTTITFLIPGVSEQTTERILREVARFYPLPVFFNGTEMPREDFLAKAIYIAEWNGSQIGVFEGREYNQDPTTNFHGMVLTRKLASVSESLGGKTYHARLDIGATRGLALVLPARKEFVENAAFAALQTACKRTIYAALADKGQHRLSFDNWKEARDLGVALPEADPCLPRWHAAIAESDNVNVEYEEVATGPHTILVADLEPDIGQGLERALRAHPLRPHLVENHPPYAGYGWYDALHQVGNVRFYVEAGEQGHVIAENGSFPPLEGHVRAETIELRFCVFHRATETQREERIPADVAFVVGEDGWYSGVDQIRIAYVPGPALTPETLVDLIENVCFCASDDSEADSWDTQHEHFLRDARELAARVLLGEDEAIAARIRDTLAGILWAIPKDRQVAITVAPGTAIDVQLSACQPAG; translated from the coding sequence ATGAACACGACAATCATCCGTCCCAGCGTCAGCCCGAAGACGATCACCAAAGTCACGCGCCTCTTTAACGGCACCATCGGCGATATCCTCGGCGAGCTCCTCCAGAACAGTCGCCGCGCGGGCGCGTCTCGGATCGATATCGCCTGCTGCGCAGATCAGGACGGAGCGCGCCTGACCCTGGTCGACGACGGAACCGGTGTCGCCGACCCCCAGACGATGATTGCGCTGGGGGATTCGGGCTGGAACCAGCGCATCCATGAGGCCGAAGATCCGGCAGGCATGGGCGTCTTCAGCCTGGCGGGCAAGGACACCTGGATCAGCTCGCGCCATGCCGATGCAGACATCGGATGGTCGGTCCATGTCCCAGCAGATGGCTGGACCGGTGCGCAGGACATTGCCGTGGTGCCCCTTGCTCGCCCGGTTGGGACGACCATCACCTTCCTGATCCCCGGGGTGAGCGAACAGACGACCGAGCGGATTCTGCGCGAGGTCGCGAGGTTCTACCCGCTGCCGGTGTTCTTCAATGGCACGGAAATGCCGCGCGAGGACTTTCTCGCCAAGGCGATCTACATCGCCGAATGGAACGGCAGCCAGATCGGCGTGTTCGAGGGGCGCGAATACAACCAGGATCCCACCACGAACTTCCATGGCATGGTGCTCACCCGCAAGCTTGCCAGCGTCTCGGAGAGCCTCGGCGGCAAGACCTACCATGCCCGGCTCGATATCGGAGCCACCCGGGGCCTTGCCCTAGTGCTCCCGGCACGCAAGGAGTTCGTCGAGAACGCCGCATTTGCGGCGCTTCAGACAGCGTGCAAGCGCACGATCTATGCCGCGCTGGCGGACAAGGGCCAGCACCGGCTTTCCTTCGACAACTGGAAGGAAGCGCGCGATCTGGGGGTCGCCCTGCCGGAGGCCGATCCCTGCCTGCCTCGCTGGCATGCGGCCATCGCGGAAAGCGACAACGTCAATGTCGAGTATGAAGAGGTCGCTACAGGACCGCACACGATCCTTGTTGCGGATCTTGAGCCCGATATCGGGCAGGGGCTGGAGCGCGCGCTGCGCGCCCATCCCTTGCGCCCGCACCTCGTCGAGAACCATCCTCCTTACGCGGGCTATGGCTGGTATGACGCGCTGCATCAGGTTGGCAACGTGCGATTCTATGTTGAAGCGGGGGAGCAGGGCCACGTTATCGCCGAGAACGGAAGCTTCCCTCCGCTCGAGGGCCATGTGCGTGCCGAGACGATCGAACTGAGGTTCTGTGTCTTCCACCGCGCCACCGAAACCCAGCGCGAGGAACGGATCCCGGCAGATGTCGCCTTCGTCGTGGGCGAGGATGGCTGGTACAGCGGTGTCGATCAGATCCGCATCGCTTATGTGCCGGGTCCGGCGCTGACCCCCGAAACGCTGGTCGATCTGATCGAGAACGTCTGTTTCTGCGCGAGCGACGACAGCGAGGCCGACTCCTGGGACACCCAGCACGAGCACTTCTTGCGCGATGCGCGCGAGCTCGCGGCCCGGGTGCTGCTCGGCGAAGACGAGGCCATTGCGGCGCGTATCCGCGACACACTCGCCGGTATCCTGTGGGCCATTCCCAAGGATCGGCAGGTTGCCATTACCGTCGCCCCCGGGACCGCGATTGATGTTCAGCTGTCCGCTTGTCAGCCTGCCGGCTGA
- a CDS encoding IS110 family transposase produces the protein MIETICGVDVSKAWLDGWIEAGGYRRFANDEAGIAALADWAGRHGAGLVVMESSGGLEQDAFLALWRAGMPCALTNPRAVRHFAEAMGRLEKTDRIDAEVIACFAAARRLRPTPPPCDEQQRLSALSARLRQVTGDLTVQKQRLHSTRDPLALASLKETIAFFNTQAKALAREIAGLIEHDPVWTALDRTLRSVKGVADRTVATLLAELPEIGTLSNKAIAKLAGLAPIANDSGKRSGARSIRGGRSSVRSILFLVADIVRKFDPAMAEFRQRLLDQGKPKMVVRIALARKLLVRLNAKARETRAEIGQ, from the coding sequence GTGATCGAAACGATTTGTGGAGTGGATGTTAGCAAGGCCTGGCTTGATGGCTGGATCGAGGCCGGCGGCTATCGCCGGTTCGCCAATGATGAGGCGGGAATTGCTGCGTTGGCGGACTGGGCCGGTCGCCATGGCGCGGGACTGGTGGTGATGGAATCCAGTGGCGGGCTCGAACAGGACGCATTCCTGGCGCTGTGGCGCGCAGGCATGCCCTGTGCCCTGACCAATCCCAGAGCGGTACGGCATTTTGCCGAGGCGATGGGGCGGCTGGAGAAGACCGACCGTATCGATGCAGAGGTCATCGCCTGCTTTGCTGCGGCACGGCGGCTACGGCCAACGCCGCCACCTTGCGACGAACAACAAAGGCTTAGCGCGCTTTCTGCCCGGTTGCGGCAAGTGACAGGCGACCTCACAGTGCAGAAGCAGCGGCTTCATTCTACCCGCGATCCGCTTGCCCTTGCCAGCTTGAAAGAGACTATCGCCTTCTTCAATACCCAAGCCAAAGCGCTGGCCCGTGAAATCGCAGGCCTGATCGAACACGATCCCGTCTGGACCGCGCTTGATCGCACACTGCGCTCGGTCAAGGGCGTGGCAGATCGCACCGTTGCCACCCTGCTGGCCGAACTGCCCGAAATCGGAACCCTGTCGAACAAGGCCATCGCCAAACTTGCAGGCCTTGCGCCCATCGCGAACGACAGCGGCAAACGATCCGGTGCCCGATCTATCCGTGGTGGAAGAAGCTCTGTCCGCTCGATCCTCTTCCTCGTCGCCGACATCGTGCGAAAATTCGATCCGGCCATGGCAGAGTTCCGCCAACGCCTGCTCGACCAAGGTAAACCCAAAATGGTCGTCCGCATCGCCCTCGCCCGAAAACTGCTCGTCCGACTCAACGCAAAAGCACGCGAAACAAGAGCTGAAATTGGTCAGTGA
- a CDS encoding type II toxin-antitoxin system Phd/YefM family antitoxin, with translation MDVITYSEARANLKGIMDQVVSDRTHVVVTRQKAESIVMVSLEDWNAIEETMYLLSNRTNSDRLRQSIEQLDGQGGNERGLIEP, from the coding sequence ATGGATGTTATCACCTACTCAGAAGCGCGCGCCAATCTGAAAGGCATTATGGATCAAGTGGTCAGTGACCGGACACATGTTGTGGTCACGCGCCAGAAAGCAGAGTCGATCGTGATGGTCTCGCTCGAAGATTGGAACGCGATCGAGGAGACCATGTACCTCCTTTCGAACCGCACCAATTCCGACCGCCTAAGGCAGTCGATCGAGCAACTGGATGGTCAAGGCGGCAATGAGCGCGGGCTGATCGAGCCTTGA